Genomic DNA from Pedobacter africanus:
TTCTTCCCGAACGGAAATTTGGTATAGACCTTACGCAGCTATTCTCAATGGATGAATCCAGACAGGAATTAACTTTGGAACTGCCTGCTGATATGAGCCTGGTACAGATACCTAAGAATATTCATGTTTCCAATGACTTTGTGGATTTTAAACTGGAAAGTACGCAAAGCGGTAATAAAATTTCTTTGAAGCGAAGCTTCATGTTAAAAAATGATTTTGTACCCCTGGATAAGGTAGAATCTTTTAATGCGTCTTATAAGCAAATTGCTGAAGCCGACGAACAGCAGCTGGCAATGAAATAAATAAAATGAAACGGGGAATTCTGTGTATTTATTTCTCCATAAATAAATTACCGGAACAACTCAGGTATTGAAAACAAGTTTTAAATGCATATTTAACGAACGGCATAACATCTGCATGTAGGGAGTCAAACAAACCAAACATGAAGTATTTATCAAACGTTCTCTTAAACGTTCTCGCGTGCATTCTCCTGCTCCAGCTGAGCAGCTGCATTAAACAGGAGATTGAGCCTGAATTACTTTCTCCGGACTTAAGTGATTTTAGTATCGGAGCAAAAAGAATGGGAGAAGCAGCTTTTACATTGGTTAATCCAAAAAGTAAAAGCGATGGAAGTTTTATATTTAAAACAAGCGATACCGGAGTAGTGAATATAAAAGGTAACGTGGTTACAATCAGGAGCAACGGTAACTGCACCATTACTGCGGTACAGCTCGCTACCAATACATTTAAGAGAGATTCAATAAAAGCAACTTTTCAAATTGGCCAGAAGATGAGCCCTGTAACCAGTGTTTTTACCCTCCCTGAAAAGAAAGTGGGTGATGCACCGTTTGAGATTGCAGGCCCCGCTACCAATAGCGATGGGACCATTTCCTACACCAGCAGCCATCCGAATGTTGCCAGTGTGGTGGGAAAAACGGTGCAGATTAAATCTGCAGGAAAAACAGTGATCACCTGGTCTCAGGCCGAGAGCGGAATCTATAAGGCTTGTACGCTTAGTGCCGAACTGGTGGTGATTGATCCTCCTGTTGTGGAAAATACGGTAACCGATATTGATGGTAACGTATATAAAACCATTAAGATAGGCACGCAAACCTGGATGATGGAGAACCTCAAAACCACCCGTTACAACGATGGAACAGCTATGACTTTTGCAACAGATCGGGTAGCCTGGAGTTCAAGTACTTCTGCTGCATATTGCAGTTATGAAAATAAAAAGGAAAATGCTGATACCTATGGCTATCTGTATAACTGGGAAGCTGCACATAACTCCAAAATAGCCCCGGCCGGATGGCATGTTCCCAGTGATGACGAATGGAAGGTGTTGTACAATTACATCGGCGGAAGAAGAGAGGATGGTGCAAAAATCCAGCAGACTGGTACTGCATATTGGGAAGTTGATACCAAACCTTCTAACATTACTTTGTTTACAGCGCTTCCGGGTGGCCGAAGAACTGAATCAGGTGTTTTCTCAAGTATAGGATGGAACGGCATGTGGTGGACCTCAACAAGAACGGGTGGGGGACTTGCAGTTTATTACGATCTTTATGTAAAAGGATATATCGAACGGCATGAAACATACACATATTCGGGATTCTCTATCCGTTGTATAAAAGACTAACCATCATCTGTTATAGGGGACTTCGTTGATCCAGCGAAAGCCCCTGCCGGTAAGCTCAAATGATTTCTTTTTAAGAATTAAGGTAGCCGGTTTACCGAAAAAATCGCCTTTCAGCACTATTCTGTCGTGATCTGCTAGGGTATAATTTAAAGTATGATTTACATTAGGATCATCAGTAAAGCTGATCTGAACAGATTTGGCAAGGGTATCCAGTTTGTATTTATACCAGGCTTTTTGGCTATTTGCAGCATTGGCCAGTCCATAATTGCGATCTTCAAAGGTAAGCTGTGTCCATTTAGGCTGTAAATCTGCGCTGTCGGCTTGTTTCTGATCTGCCCATGTTAGCTCTTCTATATCAAAAATCCCGTTCATGGCATGTTGTTGAGTCGACCTGGCACCAAACCACTCTAGTTTTAAAGCGATAAATAAGGGCAGCGCGGCATATAGCAGTATTATGGCATATTTGACAAGCAGTTTTGAAATGCGCATCCACCTGGTTTTAAACACAGGAGTCTTAAGAAAATTTAGCCCAACTGTTTCGCCTTTAAAAAAGAACCTGAACATTTGAATGATGTTTGGTGAAAGTATGGTGAGGCACATCAGCATTAAACCTGTACTTAGAATTTTTACAGGCACATCAAAGCAATAATTGATGGCCACAATATTGGCTGTGGTCATGAGGCATAGAAAAGCACCTATGGTGGCTGTTTTCCTAAAAAACAACAGAAAGCCCATCAGCTCGGCAAAGCACATAAACCATTTATAGCCTTTTGAGTAGCTTAGAAAGCTCCAGGCAAGGCCCATAGGCGATGAATCGCCATAGGTAGAAAACAGCCGGTAGGAACTGAGTGCAGGAAATTGCCCGTCGTTAAGTTTGGCAAGGCCATAAGATACCAGCATCAGGCCTACATAAAACCTGAGTACCGTTATAAGCCAATAAAGAAGCTGATTGTAACTTTTCCTTTTGTAATCTAATGCTGACCAGATCAGTGTTCCGAAGACCGAGCAAATAAATATACAAAGGAGCAGTACATAATGGTAGGTGGTATCGCCGCTGCCGTTAATGGTGGTGCTAACGGGCTCCGAAACGTTTAAAAACCGCGTAGCAACCCATGGAATAAACTTATGCAGTACAGGTGTTGTAAACTGTTGTATGTAGTAAAGGAAGGGAAAGGCACCGTTAAAACAGTACACAAAAAGCATCCAAAACAGGAAGGCAAACCTTATGGAAATCAGTGCCGCAGTTTTTGTAATATTCATTTCTGAAAAGGTTAATCAATTAATTAAAGATAGATTAAACCATTTGATTTGCCGCTACTCTATGGGGTATAAACTTTGCTATTTATGGGCGCTAAAAAAATCTTGAGAACTGTCGGTTTGCTGCTGGCTTTACTTATTTCATCCATTTCTTCATTGGGCCAAAAGGTTGGCCCTACGGCGCCTCAGGTTATGGAATGGAAAGTGGGCGATACGGTGCGAAAGGCATTGGTTTATATCCCCGCCGGGGCTAAAACAAGTAATACACCTGTTATTTTTGCTTTTCATGGGCATGGGGGCACTATGGAGAATATGTTTAAGACCCGGCGTTTTGACCAATTATGGCCAGAAGCCATATTTATTTGTCCGCAGGGTTTAAATACAGCCGGGCAATTAACCGATCCGGAAGGAAAACTACCAGGCTGGCAAAAGGGGATAGGTGCAAATGAAGATCGTGACCTGAAGTTTTTTGATGCGATGCTTGCTTTTTTTCAAAAGAACTATCGGGTAGACCCTAAAAGGGTTTATGCAACCGGTCATTCCAATGGCGGAGGGTTTACCTATCTGCTTTGGGCAACAAGAGGACCTGTATTTGCAGCGCTTGCGCCTTCGGCAGCGGTGGCAGCCCGGATAATGAATCAGTTAAAACCTAAGCCGGTATTGCATCTGTATGGCGAAAATGATAACCTGGTTAAAACGCAATGGCAGAAAAGTACTTGTCAGTTCCTGTTGAAGCTAAACAGCTGCAGCGATAAAGGAGAGCCTTTTGCCGATCAGGCCATGCTGTATAAATCTGCTACAGGTAATCCGGTGGTGATTTACAGTCATCCCGGAGGGCATACTTACCCCCAGGCCGCAAACCAGGTGATCATCAATTTCTTTAAGCAACACCCTGGTCTTTAGTGTAAAAATACGGTGGTTTATTCTCTTTTGTAAGTTGTTTCTACGCCATCAGCCGCAATAATACCGATGAAAATAGTGAGCTTATTGCCTGATAAGTTGATATAGTATTCATCCTCAGAGGGGCTAAATCTGATCCTGGCGTTCGCTTTACTGGCATTAATGGCCACGTCGGCTTTCTCTAGGGTAAAGGTTCCACTCTCGGTAATTTCTCCTTTCTCATAACGGGTATAGGTTTGTCCTTCAAATTTATACTTATTGCCATTGCCCTTTTTAAAATTCGGATCAAGACCTGGTACCTGTCCGCCAGCTAAATGTCTTAATTCCCAGGTGCCCTCTATGCCGTCTTTGCTGACTACTTTTTTGCAGCTTAAAGCGGTGAGTAAAAGCATTGCCATTAATGTTAAATTCAGAATCCTTTTCATATTTGTTTGAGTTTATGCCTAAAACGAGCTGGAACGCAAAAATGCTACAGAAGATTGGCTGCTTAAAAGAAAGCACATTGCCTGGAGGTGAAGCCCACAGTTTTAAAAATCAGTAAATTCATTTCAATTATGTTGAAAATAGCCCTCATAGCTTATCGCGGGCTTGAAATCTTTGTACATTGAGGTTATGAAATATATTATATAGATGAAAAAACAGCTATACTTATTTGCAATCCTATTTGTTGCTTTTGCGGCAAAAGGCTACTCCCAGGCCAAAACTGATGTGGTTTGGAAAGAAGTGGATGGTGTGTCGATGCCAGTACCGCCAAAGGTACACCCCCGGTTATACATTCGTGATCAGCAAGTGCCTGATCTGAAAAACAGAATGAACGATCCTGAACTGAAGAAGGTCTGGGCCGATATGATCAAGATGCAGGAAGACTGGAAACCGGAGGACATTCCCGAGGTTAAAGACTTTCGCTTTTACTTTAACCAGAAAGGACTTACTGTAAGGGTTGAACTTATGGCGCTCAAGTACCTGATGACCAAAGATCCTAAGATAGGTCGTGAGGCCATCACCTCTATTATTGATACCCTCGAAATCGCTACTTTTAAAGAAGCTGGTGATATTTCAAGAGGTATTGGCCTGTTCATGGTAACAGGTGCTATAGTATACGACTGGTGTTACGATCAGTTGAAACCCGAAGAGAAAACCCGTTTTGTAAAAGCCTTTGTAAGGCTGGCCAAAATGCTCGAATGTGGCTATCCACCTGTAAAAGACAAATCTATTGTAGGGCATGCTTCGGAATGGATGATCATGCGCGACCTGCTTTCTGTAGGTATTGCTATTTATGATGAATTTCCAGAGATGTATAACCTGGCAGCGGGCCGCTTTTTCAAGGAGCACCTGGTGGCACGTAACTGGTTTTATCCATCACATAACTACCACCAGGGTATGTCTTACCTGAATGTAAGGTTTACCAATGATCTTTTTGCGCTGTGGATATTAGACCGTATGGGTGCCGGCAACGTATTTCATCCCGGACAGCAGTTCGTACTGTACGATATGATCTATAAACGCCGTCCCGATGGACAGATCCTGGCAGGGGGAGATGTAGATTATTCCCGTAAGAAACCCAAATATTATTCTTTACCAACATTTCTGGCAGGCAGCTATTACAAAGATGAATACCTGAATTACGAATTTCTGAAAGATCCTAATGTTGAACCGCATTGTAAGTTATTTGAATTCCTGTGGCGCGATACCAAACTTGGGGCCCGTAAGCCAGACGATTTGCCGCTATCCAGGTATTCTGGCTCACCATTTGGCTGGATGGTTGCCCGTACAGGCTGGGGGCCAGAAAGTGTAATTGCGGAAATGAAGATCAATGAATATACTTTCCTGAACCACCAGCATCACGATGCCGGAGCTTTCCAGATTTATTATAAAGGGCCGCTGGCTATTGATGCAGGATCGTATACAGGTACTGCAGGTGGGTATAACAGTGCGCACAATAAGAACTTTTTTAAACGGACCATCGCCCACAACAGCTTATTGGTTTACGATCCAAAAGAGGTTTTTAACATTCATGGATACGGCGGAAAAGACCAGACTGATTTTGCTGCCAATGATGGCGGACAAAGATTGCCTGGAAATGGCTGGACTGCCCCGCGCGATCTTAAAGAAATGCTGGCAGGCGATTTCAAGACCGGTAAAATCCTTGCACAGGGATTTGGCCCCGATAGCCAGGTTCCTGACTATACTTACCTGAAGGGCGATATTACAGAAGCTTACTCAGCCAAAGTGAAGGCCGTAAAGCGCTCCTTTATGTTTCTGAACCTTAAAGATACCAAAGTTCCTGCAGCTATGATCGTTTTTGATAAGGTGGTATCTTCCAATCCTGATTTCAAGAAGTTCTGGTTACTGCACAGTATTGAGCAGCCACAGATCAAGGGTAACCAGATAACTATAAAACGTACAAAGAACGGGGATAGTGGTATGCTGGTGAACACCGCTTTACTGCCTGATGCGGCAAATGCCAATATCCAGTCTGTGGGTGGTAAGGGTAAAGATTTCTGGGTATTTGGAACCAATTATGCCAACGATCCAAAACCAGGTACCGACGAGGCGCTGGAGCGTGGAGAATGGAGGGTGGAAATCAGTCCTAAAAAAGCTGCCGCTGAAGACTACTATCTGAATGTAATGCAAATTGCTGACAACACCCAGCAGCAGCTGCATGAGGTTAAGCGCATTGATGGCGACAAGGTAGTGGGGGTACAGCTGGCAGACAGGGTAGTTACCTTTAGCCGGACTTCTGAAACCCTGGATCGCGGTTTTACTTTTTCCGTTACCGGAAAAGGGACATTCCAGTTTGTAATAACAGATCTTTTGCCGGGTACCTGGCAGATCCTGAAAGATGGTAAAGTATTTAAGCCTGCGCTTTCTGCCAAAGCTGATGATGGGTCGCTTTATTTTACAGGCACTGAAGGAAGCTATCGCTTTTTGAGATAAATCCTGCGGATTTTAAAAGTTATATAAAAATAAAGGCATCTACCCTAGGGTAGATGCCTTTCTCAATTTATGAAGGAAATCTAATTAAGCGATTTTAACATTAATTGCATTCAAGCCTTTTTTACCTTGCTCGATGTCATAGCTTACAGTGTCATTCTCACGAATGTTATCTAATAAGCCAGAAGAATGAACAAAGATTTCGCTATCGCCATTAGCTGGCACGATAAATCCAAAACCTTTTGTTTCATTGAAAAATTTTACTGTTCCTTGTTGCATTGTATTTTATTTAATTATATAGCAAAGGTAGCAAAAATATTGGAAATCAAAATTTTATTTTTTAAATAAATTGATGTTAGAATATTATTTTATTGACTTGAGTGTTTCTGTAAAATTATTTTGCCTTATGCGCTATCTTGAAATAGCCTACGACATAGCTGCAAAAAGAAAAAATAAAAGGAATTAAAAATAAGGGCCAATATATTGCATTTGTCAAATCAATTATTAAACTTTGATATAACCAAACCATACTGCCGTAATTACTAAAAACTATTATTAACGTAATCAAATTCCATTTTTGATGTTTCAGAATCCTTTTTCATTTGAAGGCCGAATTCGCAGACTCGAATATTGCCTTAGCCAGCTGATATATCTTTGTTATGTATTTGCCGTTGGGTTTATTTTTGGAGCTATCGGACTGATAGATGATACTGAAAGTCCAAAAAATTCATTAACAATATTGATTGCAATTCTTCCCGGTATTTACTTCCTTTGGGCACAAGGTGCTAAAAGATGCCATGACAGGGGAAATAGTGGTTGGTACCAGTTAATACCTTTTTACGGCTTTTGGATGTGTTTTGCCCCTGGAGATACAACTGAAAATGAATATGGCGACAATCCCAAGTTACCCAAACAATACTACGACCCTTTTGCTGTCGATACCGGATCGGATGGTACGGGAAGTAATATGGTTTTGGTTGAACCAATTGACGATGTGGATGAAGATGGGATTATAAAAGAAAAATAAGTTTAAAATCTAAAACCGCATTACATCGGTATCAGGTGGCACATGTCCCAGCAAACGGCTCATGGTCATCAATTGTCCTTTGTGATGAAATTCATGGGTAATCACATGCGTAAAGATGCCATAAGCGTCGGTTTCAATGTACTTATCTGCCCATTTATAGCCTTTAACAGCGCTGCCGGGATCTTCTGCATATTTGCTGATGAACTGCTCCATAACCTGGTTTACCTCTTCAAACATCACCTGGAGTTGTTCCAGAGTACCAAATTCGTTTTCTTCATAATAAGGCTTTTGCATAGATAAAGCAAAATTGCCGGCCCAGGCAATATAGGTATTGGCTACATGTACCAGCATATAAACGATGCTTTTATGGTTAAAGGCCTCAACATTTTTCAGGATGTCCAGTTTTACCTCATCCCGAAGGTACCGGAACACTACCGCCCGAGATTCTTTTATGTGCTGGTATTGAAGTGTAAGCAAGTTGATCATAGGTTAAATATAGGAAAATGGAGCTCTTTCTTAACCGAAGTCAAGAAATTTGTATAAAACAAAGCGTTATTTTGCAGCCCGGTAGTTAAAACAATACTTTATGAAGCCAGCAGGCAGTGACGAACAGCATTTGATGAAAGCAGCCATAAGATACCGGTACTGTAGCCCAGATCAGTTAAGGGTAGCGGCCATACCAGTCCCAGTACCTGCCCATGATGAAATTCTGGTTAAGGTTAAAGCTACTACTGTAAACCGGTCAGATTGCGGTGTGCTTACCGGCAAACCCTGGGCAATCAGGTGCTTTATTGGGCTATTTAAGCCTTACCGCCCCGTTACAGGAACCGATTTTGCAGGTATAGTAGTGGAAAAGGGCGCAGGCGTGCACAACTTTAACGTTGGTGATAATGTGTATGGCTTTTTTGATCAGGGCTTAAGCTCACATGCAGAATATGTAGCGGTATCTGTTAAACAAGCCGTGCTTAAAATGCCCGGCCATATAAATTTTGAGCAGGCGGCAGCAAGTTTGGAGGGCGCACATTATGCCTTTTATTTCCTGGATCCGTTAAAGGTTAAGGCTGGTGATAAAGTATTGATCAACGGGGGCACCGGCGCTATTGGCAATGCGGCATTACAATTTTTAAAACATTTGAAGGTTCAGGTTACCGTAACCTGCGAAACCGCTTATACGGCCGTACTCCAATCTCTGGGTCCAGATCGGGTCATTGATTATCAGAATGAAGACTTTACCAAGCTTAATGAGCAGTTCGACTACGTTTTTGATGCTGTTGGAAAAAGCACTTTCGCGCAATGTAAGCCACTGCTCAAGCCAAAAGGCATCTATGTCTCGTCCGAGCTGGGCCCCAACTGGCAAAACCCGCTGCTGGCTTTGTTAGCTCCATTTATGCCAGGTAAAAAAGTAAAATTTCCGCTTCCTTATTCCATACACAGGAGCATGCAGTTTATTGACGGGCTAATTTTAAAGGGAGAATTTACTCCATTAATAGACCGGAGGTACAGTCTGGCCGAAATTGCCGATGCTTATACCTATGTTATGAGCGGACAGAAAAAAGGAAACGTGGTACTTACTTTCGATTGAGTTTCCGCAATTGCACTTATTCATCATCTAGGGTTAAGAGATATTTCAGATTTCTTTTAACTTTAGTAGATAATTTTAATGATGAACCGCAACAATAGCCCCATACCGCCCAATAAGCCCGAACCAGATGCTGAGGTTCTGGAGATCATGAAATCACTTGTAAGTTCAGATTATAATACGCCGGAAGAAAAGGAGTTCTTTGCCGCAAATATCCCTGTTAAGCGGGTAAAGAAAGGAATGTTTTTATTGAAAGAGGGCGAGGCCATTACGGCATCATACCATTTGTTTAAAGGTTGTGTAAGAGAATATTATTATAAAGATGGTGAGGAAAAGACCGTGGCATTTTATACAGTTGGCGAAAGTTTAACTGATGGTGGGAATAACTTGAATAGGATTCCCAGTATCGTAAACTGGGAATGTGTTAGTGAATGTATTGTTTCAGTTTTTCCATTTGAAGTGGAATATGAAATGTACAAGCGTTTTCCAAGACTGGAATCTATGTGCAGGATGGAAATGGAAAAGCAGTATTCAAACTATAAAGCAGCTATAAATCAATTTTTATCTTCAAGCCCAATGGAGCGTTATGAACATCTGATCAGGACACGGCCGGAGCTGTTTCAATTGGTCCCGCTTTACCATATTGCAAGCTACCTGGGCATTAAACCAGAATCTTTAAGCAGGATAAGGGGCAGGATGCGTTCATCTGCAGCCACAAAGTAAGTTGTTCATTTCCTAACCGAAGTCAAGTAGTCCGGGCTTTCCCGATTTTATTTTTGTACCAGATAATATCAAAGTATAAAAATTAAAAATCTTATTATGAAAAACCTAGCCCTTGCATTTGTTGCGGTCCTTACAGTTTTGGTATCCTGTAAAAAAGATGAAAAGAAAAATCCTGAGCCTTCATCGCGTACCCTCCGCTATGAGATTACCGGAAATTTTACCGGCTCTCTTGTTGCTTCCTATACCACTGCTTCAGGCGGTGTATCAGCTGATCCGGTGACTTTACCATGGAACAAAGAAATCAATTATGCCCAAAGTGTAACTGCAGCTGTTCTGGCTGTGGCTGGAAGTGGCGGTACTGCCGGGCAAAAAGTTACCGTAGTGATCAAGAGAGGTGGAGTTCAGGTAGGTGAACCTATAGAGGCGATTGCCAGTAGTGCCGGCAGTTTTACGAAGTCTGCAGCACCTGTTGTCTTTTAATTATTTTCTGCTCCAGAGGGCTATGAGCTAATTCATAGCCCTTAAAAATGCATAAATTAGCCGCTCAACGGTTTTAGAATACCGAAAATTATACACAGTTTTGGAGGAAACAAAGTGTAAGCTGAAAAAGCCAGATGGATAGCTATGAATCGTTAACAGATCAGGAGTTGCTTGTGTTGTTGAAGCAGCAGGATGAGCTCGCTTTTGCTGAAGTGTATAGCAGGCACTGGGATATGCTTTTTCAGCATGCACGTAAAGTATTGCGTGATACTGATGAATCAAAAGATCTTATTCAGGATTTGTTTATATCGTTTTGGACAAAATCAGATAACCTGGATATCAGGACCAACCTTAAGGGGTATTTCTATCGCGCGGTTCGGAACAGGATCTTAAATCTTATCCGCAATAAAAAGGTAAACCACGATTTTATTGAATTGATTGCTGCACAGATGGACGATAGTGACGATACCATTTTAGACGGCATTAATGAGCGCGATCTGGTGAAACTGATAGATGAGGAAATTGAAAAATTGCCGCCTAAAATGAAGCGTGCATTTGAAATGAGCAGAAAGGATTTCCTGAGCAATAAGGAGATTGCGGCACAGCTGGGCATTTCAGAAGATGCAGTCAAACAGCAAATATCACGTTCTATGAAGCTGCTCAAATCCAGGTTGGGTAAATATCCGGGCCTATCTATTGTTTTGATTACTTTGATGCACCAGCAAATTTAATTTAAAAAAAATGTCACCGGCGCTTTTGAGAGGTGTCTTGCTTATAACAGGATAACTATGGATACTTCAAAAGATAAAGCCGAAAGACTAGTAGATGCCTACCTTTCTGGCCATGCAACTGACCGGGAGCGCCATATGCTTGAGCATAAATATGCAAGAGCTTTATTGCAAAGGGAATACATTGATGATCTGGAACCAGAAGAAATTAATGCACTGCGCAGAGAAGGCTTCCTGAAGGCTATGGCTGCTATCCGTGAAACGGATCAAAAGCCCGCAACCAGGAAATTATGGCCCCGTATTGCTCTAGCAGCCGCGGCATTTGCCGCAATTACTTTAAGCATATGGCTATATACCTTTTACAATCCGGTTCCCGGCGGGCAAGCCGAAAATGGGCAGGGGCATAGGTATACAAATGACATTGGACCTGGAAAACACACAGCTACAATCACAACCGCAAACGGACTTACAGTGCAGCTTAGTGACACCAGAACGGCAGTCATTATGAAAGAAGGAAAGGCCTTCTACAATGACGGTAGCCCTGTTCAGCAAGTTTCATCTGGCTTTGATAAAACCTTGAAAATTAGTACACCGCGCGGCGGTACTTATCAGGTTACATTATCTGATGGTACACGTGTATGGCTTAATGCTGCTTCCAGCTTAACCTATCAGGCCAATCCCGATGTAGGGGGGCAGCGTAGTGTACAACTTGAAGGAGAAGCTTATTTCGAAGTAGCCAAAGACAAAACCAGACCTTTTATAGTACATAGCCGAAACCAGCAGGTACAGGTGCTGGGAACACACTTTAATGTAAATAGTTATATAAACGAGGCCGAAACCCGAACCAGTTTGCTTGAAGGCAGTGTAGCAGTAACTGCTGCAGGTAAGCGTTACCAGCTAAAACCTGGTCAGCAAGCTGTAGTTTCAACAGAGAATGTAGAGATTGGTGCGTTTGATACCGAAACAGCCCTTGCCTGGAAAAATGACATGTTCATACTCAACAATCAGAACCTCGAGAGTATCCTGAGACAAGTAGAGCGATGGTACAACGTAGACGTTGAATACCGCGATCAGGCCCTTAAAAAGCAAACTTTTGATGGTGCCGTATCCAGGTTCCAGAATATTTCGCAATTGCTTGAAGTATTGGAATCTACCGGTGCTGTTCATTTTAAACTCGAAGGAAGGAGGTTAACAGTGACCAGGTAGTACAACAACAAATGAACATATAACCGGAAGTGCGCTAACACTCCCGGCTAAATCAGGTGTTCAGCAGAAACGTATCGAAACATATCAACTAAACCACTAAAAACAAATGTATGAATTTTAATCAACTGGTTCGTGCAATGAAACTTACTATACTATTGATTACGGTAATTGTTTTGCAGGCTGCGGCCTCAGGCTTTGCCCAGAATGTCACTTTCAATAAAAGGAATGCCACTTTGAGGCAGCTTTTTACAGAGATCAGAAAGCAGACGGGCTACAACGTGCTATGGCAACGTGAAAAAGTAAACGCCGACATTAAAGTAGACATCACATTCCGGAACACGCCACTTGCAGAGGTACTGAAAACTGCACTGGAACCACGGCTGTTAACCTATTCTATAGTTAACAAGACGGTAGTAGTTAAGCCGCAGGAACCATCTTTAATCCAAAAAATAACACGCTTCTTTTCTGCCATAGATGTAAAAGGCACGGTTACGGATGCGGAAACAGGTAAAGCCATACCTGGGGTAACCATTACTTTAAAAGGTACTAAACGTCTTGTTATTGCCGATGAGCAAGGCAACTTTATTTTCAGTGATGTACCGGAAGATGGTATACTGGTATTTTCTAATATCGGTTATGTGAGTTCGGAAGTAAATGCAGCTGCAAAGCTGATGGTAAAACTGGTACCCTTTAACCAAATGCTCGAAAACGTTGTGGTATCTACCGGTTACCAGTCCCTTCCCCGCGAACGTGCTGCCGGCTCTTTTGGGGTAATAAAGCAGGCCACACTCGATAAAAGGAGCAATGTAAACATCCTGTCTTATCTGGAAGGGCAGGTGCCGGGATTGCTTACCGGTGCCGACGGCAGGATCACTATCAGGGGCCAAAGCACCTTGGTAAACGCCAATAAAGACCCGCTTATAGTGTTGG
This window encodes:
- a CDS encoding RNA polymerase sigma factor translates to MDSYESLTDQELLVLLKQQDELAFAEVYSRHWDMLFQHARKVLRDTDESKDLIQDLFISFWTKSDNLDIRTNLKGYFYRAVRNRILNLIRNKKVNHDFIELIAAQMDDSDDTILDGINERDLVKLIDEEIEKLPPKMKRAFEMSRKDFLSNKEIAAQLGISEDAVKQQISRSMKLLKSRLGKYPGLSIVLITLMHQQI
- a CDS encoding FecR family protein, with the translated sequence MDTSKDKAERLVDAYLSGHATDRERHMLEHKYARALLQREYIDDLEPEEINALRREGFLKAMAAIRETDQKPATRKLWPRIALAAAAFAAITLSIWLYTFYNPVPGGQAENGQGHRYTNDIGPGKHTATITTANGLTVQLSDTRTAVIMKEGKAFYNDGSPVQQVSSGFDKTLKISTPRGGTYQVTLSDGTRVWLNAASSLTYQANPDVGGQRSVQLEGEAYFEVAKDKTRPFIVHSRNQQVQVLGTHFNVNSYINEAETRTSLLEGSVAVTAAGKRYQLKPGQQAVVSTENVEIGAFDTETALAWKNDMFILNNQNLESILRQVERWYNVDVEYRDQALKKQTFDGAVSRFQNISQLLEVLESTGAVHFKLEGRRLTVTR
- a CDS encoding Crp/Fnr family transcriptional regulator — translated: MMNRNNSPIPPNKPEPDAEVLEIMKSLVSSDYNTPEEKEFFAANIPVKRVKKGMFLLKEGEAITASYHLFKGCVREYYYKDGEEKTVAFYTVGESLTDGGNNLNRIPSIVNWECVSECIVSVFPFEVEYEMYKRFPRLESMCRMEMEKQYSNYKAAINQFLSSSPMERYEHLIRTRPELFQLVPLYHIASYLGIKPESLSRIRGRMRSSAATK